A stretch of Pseudomonas taetrolens DNA encodes these proteins:
- a CDS encoding thermonuclease family protein — protein sequence MTLDGPFGLARLLKKASLAGAFFVPAIWLSNVLAGPLCPAPGGLSYARVQQVVDGDTLRLKDGRSVRMIGLNAPETGKKGQSAEPFADAARKRLQNLVAQSGGRVGLLAGKQPQDRYGRTLAHVFGVDGSNLEAKVLADGLAYQVAIAPNVELLDCQQAAERTARAARLGLWRQSPVLAPQQISRSGFAVVGGTVSKVQRNRGGLWIDLQGGVVLHIAAGQLKHFDQQDLARLQGSKLEARGWVLDRSRRGGLKPGQARWMLSLTHPGMINVGAK from the coding sequence ATGACTTTGGACGGTCCTTTTGGTCTGGCCAGGTTATTGAAAAAGGCGTCCCTCGCGGGCGCCTTTTTTGTGCCTGCGATTTGGCTGTCGAATGTGCTGGCCGGGCCGTTGTGCCCTGCGCCGGGGGGCTTGTCTTATGCCCGGGTGCAGCAAGTGGTCGATGGCGACACGTTGCGCCTCAAGGATGGACGCAGCGTGCGCATGATTGGCCTCAATGCCCCCGAAACGGGTAAAAAAGGCCAATCCGCCGAGCCCTTCGCCGACGCCGCCCGCAAGCGGCTGCAAAACCTGGTCGCGCAGAGTGGTGGGCGTGTCGGGTTGTTGGCAGGCAAGCAGCCCCAGGACCGTTATGGACGTACGCTGGCCCATGTCTTTGGTGTCGATGGCAGTAACCTTGAAGCTAAAGTGCTGGCCGATGGTCTGGCGTATCAGGTGGCGATCGCCCCGAATGTCGAGCTGCTCGACTGTCAGCAAGCGGCTGAGCGTACTGCGCGGGCTGCGAGGTTGGGCCTTTGGCGACAGTCGCCGGTGCTCGCGCCGCAGCAAATAAGCCGCTCCGGATTTGCTGTAGTGGGGGGCACGGTGAGCAAGGTCCAGCGTAATCGCGGTGGCCTCTGGATCGATCTTCAGGGCGGTGTGGTGCTGCATATTGCAGCCGGTCAATTGAAACATTTCGATCAGCAAGACCTTGCCCGTCTGCAGGGCTCTAAGCTTGAAGCGCGTGGTTGGGTGCTGGATCGTTCTCGACGTGGAGGGCTCAAGCCGGGGCAGGCGCGCTGGATGCTCTCATTGACTCATCCAGGGATGATAAACGTCGGCGCGAAGTAA